A stretch of Malus sylvestris chromosome 11, drMalSylv7.2, whole genome shotgun sequence DNA encodes these proteins:
- the LOC126591283 gene encoding uncharacterized protein LOC126591283, with the protein MSGPSDRRFDLNLVEEAAPPSPDNIWRPSFVSPTGPLTVGDSVMKNDMTAAVVARNLLTPKDNILLSKRSDELAVKDSLALSVQCAGSVSNMAQRLFARTRQVESLAAEVMSLKQEIRGLKHENKQLHRLAYDYATNMKRKLDQMKETDGQVLLDHQRFVGLFQRHLLPSSSGAVPRNEAPNDQPLMPPPSKVLSSTEAPNDPPPVPSLSGALPTAQTSPKQPL; encoded by the coding sequence atgtctggcccctctgaccgtcgttttgacttgaaccttgttgaagaggcagccccgccttctccagacaacatatggcgcccatccttcgtctcccctactggtcctcttaccgttggggattccgtgatgaagaatgatatgaccgctgcggtggtggccaggaaccttctcactcccaaagataacatactactttccaaacggtctgatgagttagctgttaaggattcgctggctctcagtgttcagtgtgcaggttctgtgtctaatatggcccaacgcctatttgctcgaacccgccaagttgaatcattggcggctgaagtgatgagtctcaaacaggagattagggggctcaagcatgagaataaacagttgcaccggctcgcatatgactatgctacaaacatgaagaggaagcttgaccagatgaaggaaactgatggtcaggttttacttgatcatcagagatttgtgggtttgttccaaaggcatttattgccttcgtcttctggggctgtaccgcgtaatgaagctccaaatgatcaacctctgatgcctcctccttctaaggttctgtccagtactgaggctccaaatgatccccctccggtgccttctctttctggggctctaccgactgctcagacttctcctaagcaacctttgtga